The genomic region gagaaattaaaaaaggtatctggaaaaaaacaacaataacataTATACAGAAATATAATTCACTTCAAGGCATGAGAAGCAACGTTTTTTACACGACATTTTATTAAAACCAAGGACATAAATATGTCTTGCAACAGATACACCGATTTAAACCTTATAGTTACTAGTCAACAGAAAAATGTAACTGATATAATTATCCATCTAGGCTATCCCCCACCGTCCCAATGTCAATAGTAGTGTTTTTCAAGTTTTACAATTCCTACTGGATGTGATGCCTGACAAAATGTTGAGCTATTTTGTTTAGCAAGTGCTAATTTTGCTTTATCTCCCTTATAGAGTcaaccaaaatatattattcttgaAAGCGAAAACCAAGTCTTTGATTCTGCAGAAGGTTggagaagaaatttataaacataaacattaCATCTTGAAAACAGAAAGAAAGTTTATTTACCGTAATCAATTCTACTGGATGTTGTTTTATTCTTTGCACTTGTATTTTTCCATCTGGAACATTTGGTGGGCTACTTTTTGCATTTACTCGTAAACCATGGAAAGATGCATGCCAACTCCTCTCTTCTCTGTCTTCATCTTCATGGCTAGAGAACCACCATCTTTCAGCTGTCTCTTGTGTATCTTCAAGGGCAAACAACCAGTCTCTCAATTCTATAGTTACATCCACATCATCAGGCTTCTTCAATTGGGGAAAAGCGGCTTCTTTCCCTTCTAGCCTACTTCCAACTGGTGAAAAAATAGGAAGGAAAGTTATTTAAATAGAGCGAACAAACATGCCCAAGATGAATTAAGAAACCAACTTTTTATGTATTAAGCACATTAACCAACTACAGAAATTTAGACAACATAGTTTGTTTCATACCATCTTCTGAATCATCAACAAGGAGGGGAGTTGCCTTAAAAAGTTTTGACAACGGTCCTTTCTGCAAGTTTTCCAATCCTTTACAAAGACCCATTCCGGGAGCTCCATCAGGCCCAAGTATTCCAAACCTATGCAGGAGGGCTTCAGCATAGTTCATTCCACCACCAAGACGAACACCAGATACAGAAGCTGAGACATTTAAACTATGAGATTCCACGTCTTGTTCATACAATGGTATTACATGCACCGTGCTTATATCTAGAAAAGGGACTGAATGAGCATTTCCATTCAATAGATGCTTCTCATTCTTATGCACCCAAAAAACAGTTCTTAGCTGAGGGTATCCATTGTCACTCAGTGAGGGAGCATTTTCCTTAGAACACAAGAATGAGGCCTTTTCACACGGCAAGAGTCCCTCAGCATCTACACAACTTATCTCAACACTCTCCCAACGTAAAATAGATGAAACAATAATAGCACCTCCAAGGGTTCTATGAGTGGCACTGGTAAATAGATCATCTCCAAGAAACTGCACTAAAGGCAGCCCCTCAATATTAACAGAAGATGACTCCAGAAATCGAAGTTGGAGATTTTTCACTGATAAACTGACAGCAGCATCACTAGGAACCTTGTCCATCAGCTTTCCACCAAAGGATTTGTCCCTAATGTCCTCCAATTGTTTCCTTTTTCCAGCCATTGCTATCTTTTCACTAACTCTCCCAAAATAACCATATAGATCCAGGACAAAAAACAATTGTTCAACAGAAGTGTTGGACAGATACTGTTCACAAGCAACTCCAACCCTCACAATACCCCCAGGCGGGGGAACTTGTAACAAAGGACTGCCATCAGCAGTTGCCATAGCCACTTCTATGCAAGCATCTTTCAGATCAACACATCTCCACAATCCTGCCGTCTGTCCAAGAGAATTTTGACATCCAGGTCCATCAATGTATGCTTCCAGAGACAAAGTAAGCTGGGATGCTCTAGCAGTCCATTTCTCCTGGCTAGCATCAATTGGTTGACCTTCCCAAAGACTAAAGCAAGCAGGATCCTTCTCCAGGTTCAGCATTCTCAGTTTCAGTGAGGGtgaatttagaaagaaaagccTTTCAATATGAAGTCTTGCTCCAGAAAAGGAGGTCTGGACTGTATTGTCCATGTCATTTTTGGAAATATCCAATTTGGTCTTGTCAAAAGGAACTGTAATATCCAGTCCCTTgagattgaaaataaaagatttcaCCGAGAAATCTGGTAAAATATCACCAGGATTGACAACAATACCGTCAGCTAATAAAGAGGATATCCTCAGACATGATTCTTCCTGGAGATGAATCTAAAAATATGGAaagattatcaaattataacatTGGCAAAAGTACAGAATTGATTcactttttaagtttataacAGGCCATATATTGAAAGATCCTGCACATACCACAAGTGGCTGGCAGTCAATAACAGTTTCAGAAGCAAAGGATGGTGGAAGTGGAGAGGGCATGATCTTAAGAGCATGGAGGCATATTAGAGGGGTTCCCTCATTCAATTGCCACTGCTGTTCTTGTAAAGGATATATTTGAGGGCAAAAGCTTCTGGctgaaaaagaaaggagagaaggCAAGTGAGCAAATAATATATGCATAGCCGGGGTAATTACTTCTTGTCAAGAATATGTTGAATATTAATACCAAATTCTGGCACACGGAAAGCATCTCTGGTGCCAGCTTGCATTGATGGTTGCACTAAGATACATGGAGGGCTACAAAAGGTGTCCCTGCATTCCAATATGTACCGAGTACAGATTAGTTCCATAGTAACAATTAGTCCAGTCAGCACAAAAACAAGGTTGTTAAACAAGTGCAACCAAATTGATTAATAAGTGGGGCATACTGCTAAGAAATTCTTCTCATTTTCAATTGCAATAACTTCTCCCAATTCAACCAAGGTATCTCATTGCCAATATATTCAAAAGAGTACATTCCCACTCCCAGCTTTTAATCAAATCCTATGAGCATGAAATAGATTGACATACACACTAACACTTGCCCACACACTCAGAAAAACTTTCTGAATTCTTTTAATAGTTATTATTCAGAGAGGGAATAGAAATACAAACCTTAAAAATAAGCCACCAATTGTAATTCTTGTCAAGTTATTATCATTATCTCCTTCAGAAAGACTGGCCTGCAAGGATAGTCAATCAACAATATAACTGTACTACGACTGAAGGTCTTATAACATAGCACAATAGACGGTCACAAACATGGAGATATGACATTGAAGAGTGAGGaagatataaatatttgtaaatggCATTCCCACGAACCAACAATCCCAAAAGGATAAGCTATTGGATGAAAACACATATAtggttttatattgtttttctgaGACAACCATTGTGCAGGAGCTCTTTGGGGTTGAAGCATGAAAAAACTGCACAGACTATATAGTCTAGACTTCAGTTCTTGTTGCCTCAAAGTCAACAATTAGACATTTGCATTATCCAAGCTTCAAGCCCAAAGGATTCCCGCTTAAGGAGATATGTTGGATATACTATTATTCATGTGCCTTCCTTCACCTAATCGCTTAAGCTTTCCAAATAACTGGCTCATAAATAGCACTATAAGTACTTAGTtgctattaaaaaaactaacttatCATGCCAAAATCACATACACtgcatatatttattgtttacaatttttttcttatttctgaATTATTCATATCAGATGTGAAAATGACATGTACACACCCACTCCTGAGGGTTACCATCAACATCTTATTACTCTTCGAGCATCCAAAGGACCCAAATAAACTAAACTATATATAAGGTGTCTTAAGGCCTCAAAGAGAGTCTTAAAGGAAAATATAAGCCTCTATATGAATTTCTTTTTGGCTCAAGGTATTTGATAGGTTCTTGTAATCAAGAACCTATGGAAAAACACTCGAAAACACAATGAACAATTCCTCTGAATTGTACAGCCTCCTTTTATTGCAAAGAATCAAAAAGAATGATGCTTACAAGGTAACCCGAGAGCTTAACCTCTCTCCAAAGAACTAGAAGAGTTCCCGCAAAACAATAATACTCCAAAACTGACTCTCCCAGAGCACCCCAACCCTTTCTATACACACTTCCTAACTACCAGTAGAGGCCTAACAATACCACCCTCCCCcgaaacaaccttgtcctcaaggttgaagttaGGACATTGGTCTGCCATAGTGCTCCTGTCCTCCCAGGTTGCGTCTTCTCTTTTACCCTGCAAATTCCACGTTTGATCCCATGGTCATCCAAGTGACCACTGGGCCATACATCTGCAATCTCAGCATACCACTTTCTGATGTGTGGACCTGCGTTTTCCTCTCCAATGCAGCATCCATGGCCaactttctttttgtatttgtttttccaCCAGgatcaaattcttgaaaatcACCAGACGCTTCACCTTTCCGTTGCTGCTTGGATTCAAAAGTTGGGGTTAGCATCCTAATCAGGtcaataacttttttctttatttgttgaAACCTATTATCCTCCTCCTGGTGCTCCATTTCCCGAAAATAAGGCAGCCCTTTAATTTCCTGAAACACCCTTGAGTGCTGCTCTGCTTCCTGCGCAGCTGTCAACTCACTTTGCCACTCATTGTTCTCTCTAGACAGCGCACGTTTCTCTCTCTCCTGGAACATTTGGTAGTGCTGGTGCAGAACCGCACTCAGCTCTGTTTGCACAGGGGTCAAATCACTTTGCCTCTCTCCGTCCACCTCATTCTCCACTAGACCCACTTTCCTAACTAGTGTCCACGTTTCAGCATCTGCAAGGTTGAGGAGGGCTTTCGATTCCACCTGCTGTTTGGAAAAAACAGGGTCCCCTTTTACTCTCACCCTTTTACCCACCAGATCATATCCCATGGTCATTTCTATGCCCAAAATAATATCTACACCCCTGAagtcaaacaaataaaagacTCCCTCCACCGTAGCTTCTCCCAACTTCAATCTAATTTTATCACAACGTCTCCGGGTCGTTTTCTTCCGCACATCTCCCAGGCCCACCGGATACGGCAAAGTATCAATCAAAGGTAACTTCAATTCCTCCACTAACTTCCGACTGACAAAATTGTGGTTGGTGCCACTATCAATGAGGACCACCACGCTTCTTCCTCCGATCCACCCCGTCAACTTCATCGTTCTGGTTGGGGTCATCCNTTCTNNTNAGCAGGCGGACAGCTCCATGGACTTTGTCTCAGGTTCCACCACTTCCTCACTCACAACTTCCTCCTCATCTTCCTCCAATAGCAGCACACACATGCTTCTCTCGGTGCAACGGTGGCCAGGTGCGAACGACCCTCCACATAGGAAACAATTTCCCTCCTCCCTTCGTTTCGCAAACTCTGAGTAGGGTAAATTCCTACAATTTCTCCCTCCGTTATCGAAGTTCGTCTTTGTAACCCCACTCACCTGTATCACCTCCTTGGGCACCGACCCACTACTCTTAGCTAGCCCCGTTCGGTTCTGGGTTTGTCGACGGGGTTCAACCCACAACACTGTCTCGCTCGACCTACTCCAATTTGTCAGGTTTCTTCCCATTCCTCCTCCTCTGATCTTCGCTCCTCCGTGAAGTTCCTCCCTATCCCACACGATTGGCATCGCGACCGTCAAATCCTGAGAATCGACAAGACGCACCTGGTTGCGTATCGGTTCCTGCAATTCTCTCAAGGTCAATGTTGGGGCGTATTCTTCCTCTCCCGACTGCTTATTGGTCGCCACCCCTTCAACGGTTGAGCCCCTGTTCCATTCTTCAAATTGCCACACCATTGCCCCCTTTAGTCCTTCCCAAGAACGATTCTTGGCTTTAGCCTTCCAGGCTTTGAACCAGTAGTGAGCGCTGCCCTCCATACTGAATTCCGTTAGGCACACCCTTTCCTCCGCTACCACACCTTGCAATTCGAATAACTTCTCTACCTTAGAGACCCACCCCAACGAATCAAACCCTTCGAAAGTGGGTAGTTCTACCCTTTTCTTCCCGTTGGGTTGCACAGCATGTCGGTCCCAATGTTGGTCGTCCTGGTTGTGGCCTCGACCACCCAACCTCCTTATGATTTCTTGCAAATCTTGGCGCATTGCTTTATAATCTTGGCGTATTGCTTTATAATCTTGGCATATTGTTGCATAATCTGGTCGCAACGCTCCTATTTGCACCTTCATTCTATCAACTGCCATTTCCTTCTCCCCCACCCGATTCCGGCAGCGATACGATAGTTTCGTGAACACTTTACCCCCCACTGCGAAATGGCAGTTTCTCGATCCTTCACCCCCACTGCTAAACGTCAGTTCTCCTATTTCCGGCAGTCTCTCAATCCGACAGCCCCACTacgatccggcaggtcggaccaaatgatAGGTTCTTGTAATCAAGAACCTATGGAAAAACACTCGAAAACACACAGAACAATTCCTCTAAATTGTACAGCTTCCTTTTATTGCAAAGAATCAAAAAGAATGATGCTTACAAGGTAACCCGAGAGCTTAACCTCTCTCCAAAGAACTANAAGAGTTCCCGCAAAACAATAATACTCCAAAACTGACTCTCCCAAAGCACCCCAACCCTTTTTATACACACTTCTTCCTAACTACTTCCTAACTACTTCCTAACTACCAATAGAGGCCTAACAGTATTCCATTCTACCTATTAGATAAGGCCAAGGTAACCAGCATCCCTATCGAGATTAATATGGACAAGTAgccaagaaaaaaattgtgagaaAAAAGTGTAAGATGGTCTCAGAAAAGAAAGCACAAAAAGACATACccgagagaaaaagagagactGCATCAAAAGCTCAAGCTGGAATTCTGTAAATTAGTGATAATAATTAGATCATTATGCTAGCAATGATATACCCAAAGCtagaattttaataataattcaagaagacaaagattaatataaaaagactATGTGCAAGCTAACGACAAACCAGTATCTTTAATACAAAGAAATATATGATCCACGACAATTGAGACAAGAGAACGCCCAGCTGCTTCAGTGGATCGCTGTCATGGTACAGTTACATACATATTTAGAGAAATccaaaaatgaaatatgataaTATTGGGCTTAACAAACTACAGAGGTGTTCCCAAAGGTGAGAAAAGTTAAGACAATCTGAAAAATGCTGACCTTGGAATCAACATCACCCCGGTTTAGACAAACATAAACCCCCGTCATAAAGCGGAGAAGTGCGCGTAGTCCTGATCATATTTGTACCATTCCCATGTCATATATCACCATTTGTTTATCAATTCAATATTCAAGAAACTCAAAATGTGCCCTTTTACTAACCTGGTTCGCTTAGTGCAGGGCAAACAGCTTCGTTTATGTGCAATTGAACTTCAAGCCCGAGCGGACTATTCAACTCAGTTCTCTGAATTGTGATCTGGTAATGAAAAAATTAAGCTATATTTCATGATTCATAAAATACTGTAATAAAACAGATGATTAAAACATGTAAGGGAAACTGCATTACTTACATATGCTTCTCCTGATATTCCTTCAATAAAACGCTCTCCTCCAAAGAATACACGCTTTGCTCCATCATCATCCCTAAGGTTTGACCCCTCCTCAGAGAGGTCTAGTGTAGCTTCTGTGAACATGTCGGGATGAGGTAAAAGATCAATAGACAAAGATTGCCATTCCAGTTTCTGGGTAGAACATAAAAACGTGAGAATAGTTATATGGTAATACACATATGGGCAACACAGTATCATCAACATTGAGAATATagcacaaaatatttttttgtgaaatGTTGTAATGAAATCACACCTATACAGATTAAATACTGATAATATAGAAGAGAGATGTGAAAGGACATAAAATCACACCAATAGAGATTAAATACTGATAGATTAAAACTAGTGAAGGGGAAGATATATTACTTTGAAGACATATATGTACTTCTTGTTACTGGAGAATTCCCGCGCTTCCTTAAGATTTACAACCTGGTAGTAAAAGTTCTTCAATGTAGTGCTATAGGCAAGTAGAATCAGAAAGCCTGAGTTTTGAAATAATTACCTGCCAGTTTTCATTTGTAGTATACAACAAAAGGTTGCGTATGGTGATAGATGCCATAGGTGGTGCCCTGTGACAAGAGGTAGTGAATGGGGATATTATAAAAGATTTGGGGCAGAACCAGATTGAGTCACGGAAAGTTTCATTCATAAATTGTCTTTGAGACAAACACAGCAAAATCTACCACCCGTCAGGTCTATGCTAAAGAATTAAGACTGTCCCCTCTGACTCACCCACTATATTCTAACACCATTGCAATAAACACGGTTTAGATATTGCATCAATCCCAGCTGGGAACAAGATACTAGTATCAAAACTTGATAGGGTtggtaaaacataaattattaaatgctAAAGAAGATATTGTATAGAGAGCAATGGTTCAGAGCACTGGCTGGTATCAAGAACTTACCATGTTGCTCCCCCTTGGCGACGAGAACCACCACAAGTTTCAAGCAATAGATTGACTGTTTGAATTTGTATAGTCATGCCATCTGCAATCTGACAATCACCCGCAGTCAGTAAGAACTAGTAACAATCAAACAAGATAATTGCATTCATGGACAATTGATCAGCCTAGGAATTTCGAGCCTACTAGGAAGGATAAAACTATTAGGCTGAACAGCACTACGATGTTGCAACCTTTCACTGCGTCCTTTTCCTCTATTAGGCTCGATAATAGACTAAAATTAGTAATCTCTCCttataatcaataaattatCTTTGCGTACATCTTTACTATGTTATTAAGAATTCTTCCCCACAATATAAATGTTCAAATTCAAATCCCACAAACTTCGTTAAAATTGCCTACAAAATCAACCGAAGCATGATTTGACTACGAACAACATATATGAACTCATGCTtagataaataaagaaaagaatcaagCTCAAACCTTATCAGCGAAACCATAACCACTTCCCTTGGCAGAGGCAGCCGACGGCGCGGAACTGCAGTAAtcgacaaaagaaaaaaaaacgtgaaACAAACGGCAGCAAAAGCATAAAGCATCACCAGCCTCGTTTCATTGTTTACCAGTTCGAACTAAGCGATGCATCAAAATCAGAATTCTCCTCGAGAACCAGATCGAGTCTATCAATATGCACGACGATTGGCTCCGTCTGCACATTGCTCACAGACGGAAGCTGCAAAAAAGCCACAAACAGCAAATCACAATTCACGATCGGAAACACAGCGAAGAAGTGAAAGATAATCAGTTACCGTAAGCAACTCAACTGTTATCTCTAGTTTTCCGACTTTGGCTGTGGCAACGTTGAGCGCCGGCGGCAATCCGACACTGGAATGCAAAGCGTCGCCGTCGATATCTGAGAGCGAGAATCGAATCAAAGTCggtgaaatgaaatttaagttCGAAATTTGGATTTCAATGTACCTAAATTGGAGAGGTGAACGGTGCGTCCCTGCAACTTGAACTGGTCTCGAGAGAAGGATTTGAGCCAGTACTTGAGAGTGTACTCGAGAGCCCGACCCAGTATTGACTCCATCTGCTGAGAGTACCCGGGTTCCAATCCTGAGGTTCGGGTCGGGCTTTGCCGTGAGTTGATTTAAGGCTTTCCTTTCTTCGTCTGAGGCAGCGATCTCTGGTATTATTGTAGAGGAATTAAACGGAATTTAGATTGCGGCTAGGCACGTGCGGCACGTGTGAGAGAGATGGCGCTGTTTTTGAGTCAGAAGAGGACCTCGCTGTGTTTGGAGTTTGTCTATTACTGTGGGTTTGAAGGAAAAACTATGATGCAtacaatcaattttttaatttattttcaacttttcagCCAAATTTTCCTAACTTATATATAGttacaaaagataagaaaagtgaaaagaaaaaacaaaattaatgataacacacatttaaatttatctgatatatattataaagataaaataattataaaaaataaatatttataatttttaaaaggaaaggaagttaaaaacaaaaaaagatagtcaaaaatttgtaaatgtgaaaatattatttcatttccaTATATTGTATGGTGAAAAGGgagtaaatttaataaaaaacgtGATATTTATGGAATTGGTTTAAACACTCCCTTCGTCCTCATTTTTGTATGGTAATCTCGGTTCGGTCCTCATTTTTTTCATCTGcctcaattgggtcatattttttgaaaaaacgaACGAATTTTACCCTAACAATTAACtaatctcaaacggcgttagtATTAGCTtagttgtattttttcttttattcacgTGACATTGTGCACTAAAATTGAATGGCTCTTGTGTTTTATCCAGGTGGGCGACCAAGCCCTAACACTTAAGGGCATCCCCTCTCATCCAAAGTGTATTTTTGTCTTGGGGAAGAAGAGGTTCATCTTTCGTCTTTCGTCTTCGCCAAACACACTTGTTGTCTTTCGTCTTCGCCAAGTCAAGCACTATGCTATTGAGGTGTTGATAAAGAAGTGTCTCGCTCATCTTCCTCTTGCAAATGTTTAGGTTCGGCCATGCAACACAGTAGTGGCAGTGTTAGGAGGTTGGGTACAAAACCCACATGCTTTTGTGGTCAGAATGCAGTGTTCCGCATTGTGAAAACCCCTAAAATAAGGGGAAAAATTCTGGGGTTGCCCTAACTTCAAGGTCAGTTTTACACAAGCATAAATCTTTGTCTATTTATTTGGGTTTTGACGAAGGAATGTGTCTTCTTGTTAAACAGGGTGGCAGTGAAGAATTGGTTGGCTGCAACTTCTTTCAGTGGTGCATTGAAGAAGGAAATGAAGGAAATGGGCTGAATGTAGAAGAAAGGAGTGGCAGTGTAAGAAATGAAGAAGTGGGTGTGATGAGCATGGAACACAGTGCGCTGCAGATGGAAGAAACATCTGGTGAAAAGATCAGAAAGACTTTTATAGAGAAAAGTTTAGTTAAATTGGAAAAGTGGTTGAAATTCTTAGTGGGGATGATCTTCGTGGTATTTGTTTTGAATGTAATTGTATTAGCAATGTTGTTGAAACTTGGTTGATATTGTCtcatttgatttcatttgtgAAACTTGGCTTTTATGTAATGTGCCTTTTATTCATGAACGTGAGTGATTACAATGATAATATGTctgatttaatttcttttaattatattggtCATTTAAGTGGAAAACAAACATCATATTGCAATGAGCAATAAAGATCATGTCTGATAACGAAATTGGGCAAAAATCACTTTGTCATAACCAAAATCATTGTCTTACATCATAACAAAGTGTGTTCAAAATGATAAGATCATTGTCTTACATATCCAAAATACATGAAGATTACATCATAACAGAGTGTGTTCAAAATGATAGAGCAAACATTtgctacaaaatataaataagttcaCTACATTAGATCATTCATCACGTACAGGCATAGTTGTTTCGTCAGTAATAGGAACTTGTGTTGCTGAAGGTTGGTTGGGTTCTGGTTGTTCAGTACGAAGCATAGTAGATTCTTGAGTTATTGGAACATCTGTTAATGGAGGTTGGGTGACTTGTGTTTGTTCAACAGATTGGGCAGTAGGAACCTCTACTGTTGGAGGTCTTTATGGACAACCTATTTTTGTTGTGTCCAAGTTCTTTGCAGATGGCACATTTTTTTCTGTGCCCAGCCTTTTTAATTCACTatcattcttcttcaactcccaaTCCTTCAGTCTTCATTTCTTCTTGGGCCTTCCTGGAATTGTCTGCTTCTTTGGTGGCAATATATCTGAATAGGGTGTAACATCCCAGACATGTTGACCATTGATAGGGTTAAGAATTGTGTTGTAAGTATCTTCATACGTAAACTTCCTTAACCAGTGCCCAATGTAGTCTTCTGCATTTAtatttgttagcaaaatgatgaagatgaagttttgatgatgcttaAATCAAGTTAAGATATATCAGGATTCATAAAGATCctttgaaaacttatttttttgttattaaaagcttttgtaataattgtagtttattgcTTAGGACTTACATTTGtaataggttttgattcttgtaccttcatattttatatttgttgttcagaATCATAAATgcacggttttaatcgattaaaccaagtattaatcaattaaaacgttacaggtgctgaaaactcaactggcaagggaataatcgattaattccttttttaatcgattagttaatcgattaattcttagaataatcgattaaaactagccgttggagttttctagtttttgaaaactagccgttgtactcatttaatcaattaacactaatattaatcgattaaatccgTTAAATAGccagtttcgaagaatggaagagtatttgcttgagtctatatataggctcCCTTTATCCTTCAAcagcaactcttcccttgtgctaaaacactcagaactctttgagaagtgtgtgctc from Vigna radiata var. radiata cultivar VC1973A unplaced genomic scaffold, Vradiata_ver6 scaffold_23, whole genome shotgun sequence harbors:
- the LOC106778591 gene encoding uncharacterized protein LOC106778591, translated to MESILGRALEYTLKYWLKSFSRDQFKLQGRTVHLSNLDIDGDALHSSVGLPPALNVATAKVGKLEITLPSVSNVQTEPIVVHIDRLDLVLEENSDFDASLSSNCSAPSAASAKGSGYGFADKIADGMTIQIQTVNLLLETCGGSRRQGGATWAPPMASITIRNLLLYTTNENWQVVNLKEAREFSSNKKYIYVFKKLEWQSLSIDLLPHPDMFTEATLDLSEEGSNLRDDDGAKRVFFGGERFIEGISGEAYITIQRTELNSPLGLEVQLHINEAVCPALSEPGLRALLRFMTGVYVCLNRGDVDSKRSTEAAGRSLVSIVVDHIFLCIKDTEFQLELLMQSLFFSRASLSEGDNDNNLTRITIGGLFLRDTFCSPPCILVQPSMQAGTRDAFRVPEFARSFCPQIYPLQEQQWQLNEGTPLICLHALKIMPSPLPPSFASETVIDCQPLVIHLQEESCLRISSLLADGIVVNPGDILPDFSVKSFIFNLKGLDITVPFDKTKLDISKNDMDNTVQTSFSGARLHIERLFFLNSPSLKLRMLNLEKDPACFSLWEGQPIDASQEKWTARASQLTLSLEAYIDGPGCQNSLGQTAGLWRCVDLKDACIEVAMATADGSPLLQVPPPGGIVRVGVACEQYLSNTSVEQLFFVLDLYGYFGRVSEKIAMAGKRKQLEDIRDKSFGGKLMDKVPSDAAVSLSVKNLQLRFLESSSVNIEGLPLVQFLGDDLFTSATHRTLGGAIIVSSILRWESVEISCVDAEGLLPCEKASFLCSKENAPSLSDNGYPQLRTVFWVHKNEKHLLNGNAHSVPFLDISTVHVIPLYEQDVESHSLNVSASVSGVRLGGGMNYAEALLHRFGILGPDGAPGMGLCKGLENLQKGPLSKLFKATPLLVDDSEDVGSRLEGKEAAFPQLKKPDDVDVTIELRDWLFALEDTQETAERWWFSSHEDEDREERSWHASFHGLRVNAKSSPPNVPDGKIQVQRIKQHPVELITVGVQGLQILKPHLQKGIPSSMLIANGGKESTNAVGGIGVEVRLILGGENVDDEMANWEVENLKFSVKQPIEAVVTKDEVQHLTFLCKSEIDSIGRITAGIIRLLKLEGSIGQSVIDQLGHLGSEGIDKIFSPEKVSRDGSIGSRGISPLPILINEESHRTSEQTLSLLEEALVESKAKLNDLISDTGTSESSSQHITILQLSQKIETMHDLLMQLRHQL